The following are encoded in a window of Panicum virgatum strain AP13 chromosome 5N, P.virgatum_v5, whole genome shotgun sequence genomic DNA:
- the LOC120671977 gene encoding lectin-like gives MAWAKKVPKTLLLSLAHLLCVATLSHATSLSFSYNFSNPGALTSPDLKYMSNATAAGDRIDLTKNTNWSTGRVAYGRPVQLWDNAGKVASFTSNFTFVIKRNSSDQATHPIQRIIY, from the coding sequence ATGGCCTGGGCCAAGAAGGTACCAAAGACCCTTCTCCTCAGCCTCGCCCACCTGCTATGTGTTGCTACCCTTTCCCATGCCACCTCGCTTAGCTTCAGCTACAACTTCTCCAATCCCGGCGCCCTCACCAGCCCCGACCTCAAGTACATGTCCAACGCCACAGCTGCCGGCGATCGGATTGACCTGACGAAGAACACGAACTGGAGCACCGGGCGTGTGGCATACGGGCGGCCAGTGCAGCTCTGGGACAACGCCGGCAAGGTCGCCAGCTTCACCTCCAACTTCACCTTCGTCATCAAGCGCAACAGCAGCGATCAGGCAACTCATCCGATCCAAAGAATTATTTATTGA
- the LOC120672141 gene encoding alpha-glucan phosphorylase, H isozyme-like isoform X2, translated as MPGSNSAAAEKVKPAASPAADKPAEIAGNISYHAQYSPHFSPLAFGPEEAFYATAESVRDHLIERWNDTYVHFHKTDPKQTYYLSMEYLQGRALTNAVGNLGITGAYAEAVKKFGYELEALVGQEKDAALGNGGLGRLASCFLDSMATLNLPAWGYGLRYRYGLFKQVITKEGQEEMAEDWLDKFSPWEIPRHDVVFPVRFFGHVEILPDGSRKWVGGEVLKALAYDVPIPGYKTKNAISLRLWEAKATAEDFNLFQFNDGQYESSAQLHARAEQICAVLYPGDATEEGKLLRLKQQFFLCSASLQDMIARFKERKADRVSGKWSEFPSKVAVQLNDTHPTLAIPELMRLLMDEEGLGWDEAWDITYRTVSYTNHTVLPEALEKWSQIVMRKLLPRHMEIIEEIDKRFREMVISKHKEMEGKIDSMKVLDGSNPQKPVVRMANLCVVSSHSVNGVAELHSNILKQELFADYVSIWPNKFQNKTNGITPRRWLKFCNPELSEIITKWLKTDQWTSDLDLLTGLRKFADDEKLHAEWAAAKLACKKRLAKHVLDATGVTIDPNSLFDIQIKRIHEYKRQLLNILGAVYRYKKLKEMSAEEKQKVTPRTVMIGGKAFATYTNAKRIVKLVNDVGAVVNNDPEVNKCLKVVFIPNYNVSVAEVLIPGSELSQHISTAGMEASGTSNMKFSLNGCVIIGTLDGANVEIREEVGEDNFFLFGAKADQVAGLRKDRENGLFKPDPRFEEAKQLIRSGAFGSYNYEPLLDSLEGNSGFGRGDYFLVGYDFPGYIDAQDRVDAAYKDKKKWIKMSILNTAGSGKFSSDRTIAQYAKEIWDIKPSPVA; from the exons ATGCCGGGGAGCAATAGCGCCGCGGCCGAGAAAGTGAAGCCGGCGGCCAGCCCCGCGGCGGATAAGCCCGCCGAGATCGCCGGCAACATCTCCTACCACGCTCAGTACAGCCCACACTTCTCGCCGCTCGCGTTCGGGCCCGAGGAGGCCTTCTACGCCACCGCCGAGAGCGTCCGCGACCACCTCATCGAG AGATGGAACGACACGTACGTGCATTTCCACAAGACGGATCCGAAGCAGACGTACTACCTGTCCATGGAGTACCTACAGGGCCGCGCGCTCACCAACGCCGTCGGCAACCTCGGCATCACCGGGGCCTACGCGGAGGCGGTGAAGAAGTTTGGCTACGAGCTCGAGGCCCTCGTGGGGCAG GAAAAAGATGCAGCTCTAGGAAATGGTGGCTTGGGTAGGCTTGCATCTTGCTTTTTGGATTCAATGGCAACATTGAATTTGCCTGCTTGGGGCTATGGCCTGCGATACCGATATGGACTATTCAAACAAGTCATTACCAAGGAGGGACAAGAAGAAATGGCTGAAGATTGGCTTGAT aaaTTCAGCCCCTGGGAGATTCCCAGGCATGATGTTGTGTTCCCAGTCAGATTTTTCGGCCATGTTGAGATCTTACCTGATGGCTC TCGGAAATGGGTTGGAGGAGAAGTCCTAAAGGCGTTAGCATATGACGTGCCGATTCCTGGATACAAGACAAAAAATGCAATCAGCCTTCGTCTTTGGGAAGCAAAAGCTACTGCTGAGGATTTCAACTTATTCCAATTCAATGATGGTCAATATGAGTCATCTGCCCAACTTCATGCTAGGGCCGAACAG ATATGTGCCGTTCTCTATCCTGGTGATGCTACAGAAGAAGGGAAGCTTCTAAGGCTAAAGCAGCAGTTTTTCCTTTGTAGCGCATCACTTCAG GATATGATTGCCAGGTTTAAAGAAAGGAAAGCTGACAGGGTTTCAGGGAAGTGGAGTGAGTTCCCTTCCAAAGTTGCTGTTCAACTGAATGACACCCACCCTACTCTTGCGATCCCTGAGCTAATGAGGTTACTCATGGATGAGGAGGGACTTGGTTGGGATGAAGCTTGGGATATCACATACAG GACTGTTTCTTACACCAATCATACAGTTCTTCCTGAAGCTCTTGAAAAATGGTCACAAATTGTAATGAGGAAATTGCTTCCACGACACATGGAAATTATTGAGGAAATTGACAAGCGG TTCAGAGAAATGGTAATCTCCAAACATAAGGAAATGGAGGGAAAGATCGATTCAATGAAGGTTTTAGATGGCTCAAATCCCCAGAAGCCAGTAGTGCGCATGGCAAATTTGTGCGTGGTGTCTTCTCATagt GTGAATGGAGTGGCTGAGTTACACAGCAACATTTTGAAGCAAGAACTGTTTGCTGATTATGTCTCCATATGGCCTAACAAATTCCAAAACAAAACTAATGGAATCACGCCTCGTAGATGGCTCAAGTTTTGTAACCCTGAGTTGAGTGAAATAATCACAAAATGGCTAAAGACAGATCAGTGGACGAGCGACCTTGATCTACTTACTGGACTTCGCAAA TTTGCAGATGATGAAAAACTTCATGCTGAGTGGGCAGCAGCTAAGTTGGCTTGCAAGAAGCGCCTGGCCAAACATGTCTTGGATGCGACAGGTGTTACGATTGATCCAAATAGCCTTTTTGATATACAGATTAAACGCATCCATGAGTATAAGAGACAGCTGCTAAACATATTGGGAGCTGTTTACAGATACAAAAAGTTAAAG GAAATGAGCGCAGAAGAGAAGCAGAAGGTTACACCACGCACTGTCATGATAGGGGGGAAAGCATTTGCAACATACACTAATGCCAAAAGAATAGTGAAATTGGTAAATGATGTTGGTGCTGTAGTGAACAATGATCCTGAAGTTAACAAATGTCTGAAG GTTGTCTTCATTCCGAATTACAATGTATCAGTGGCTGAAGTGCTTATTCCTGGTAGTGAACTGTCACAACATATTAGTACTGCTGGCATGGAAGCAAGTGGAACAAGTAACATGAAATTCTCTCTGAACGGTTGCGTTATCATTGGCACCCTTGATGGAGCTAATGTTGAAATAAGAGAGGAGGTAGGAGAAGATAATTTCTTCCTTTTCGGTGCCAAAGCTGATCAAGTTGCTGGGCTGAGGAAGGACAGAGAAAATGGCTTG TTCAAGCCAGACCCACGTTTTGAGGAAGCCAAGCAGCTTATAAGGAGCGGCGCTTTTGGCAGCTACAACTACGAACCCCTCTTGGATTCCCTTGAAGGGAATTCTGGATTCGGGCGTGGTGATTATTTCCTTGTTGGGTATGACTTCCCAGGCTATATAGATGCACAAGACCGGGTGGATGCAGCCTACAA GGATAAGAAGAAATGGATCAAGATGTCCATCTTGAACACTGCTGGGAGCGGCAAGTTCAGCAGCGACCGTACCATCGCCCAGTATGCCAAGGAGATCTGGGACATCAAGCCTAGCCCTGTTGCGTGA
- the LOC120672141 gene encoding alpha-glucan phosphorylase, H isozyme-like isoform X1: protein MPGSNSAAAEKVKPAASPAADKPAEIAGNISYHAQYSPHFSPLAFGPEEAFYATAESVRDHLIERWNDTYVHFHKTDPKQTYYLSMEYLQGRALTNAVGNLGITGAYAEAVKKFGYELEALVGQEKDAALGNGGLGRLASCFLDSMATLNLPAWGYGLRYRYGLFKQVITKEGQEEMAEDWLDKFSPWEIPRHDVVFPVRFFGHVEILPDGSRKWVGGEVLKALAYDVPIPGYKTKNAISLRLWEAKATAEDFNLFQFNDGQYESSAQLHARAEQICAVLYPGDATEEGKLLRLKQQFFLCSASLQDMIARFKERKADRVSGKWSEFPSKVAVQLNDTHPTLAIPELMRLLMDEEGLGWDEAWDITYRTVSYTNHTVLPEALEKWSQIVMRKLLPRHMEIIEEIDKRFREMVISKHKEMEGKIDSMKVLDGSNPQKPVVRMANLCVVSSHSVNGVAELHSNILKQELFADYVSIWPNKFQNKTNGITPRRWLKFCNPELSEIITKWLKTDQWTSDLDLLTGLRKVCINACIPASTCYCSSYQIITENLQQFADDEKLHAEWAAAKLACKKRLAKHVLDATGVTIDPNSLFDIQIKRIHEYKRQLLNILGAVYRYKKLKEMSAEEKQKVTPRTVMIGGKAFATYTNAKRIVKLVNDVGAVVNNDPEVNKCLKVVFIPNYNVSVAEVLIPGSELSQHISTAGMEASGTSNMKFSLNGCVIIGTLDGANVEIREEVGEDNFFLFGAKADQVAGLRKDRENGLFKPDPRFEEAKQLIRSGAFGSYNYEPLLDSLEGNSGFGRGDYFLVGYDFPGYIDAQDRVDAAYKDKKKWIKMSILNTAGSGKFSSDRTIAQYAKEIWDIKPSPVA, encoded by the exons ATGCCGGGGAGCAATAGCGCCGCGGCCGAGAAAGTGAAGCCGGCGGCCAGCCCCGCGGCGGATAAGCCCGCCGAGATCGCCGGCAACATCTCCTACCACGCTCAGTACAGCCCACACTTCTCGCCGCTCGCGTTCGGGCCCGAGGAGGCCTTCTACGCCACCGCCGAGAGCGTCCGCGACCACCTCATCGAG AGATGGAACGACACGTACGTGCATTTCCACAAGACGGATCCGAAGCAGACGTACTACCTGTCCATGGAGTACCTACAGGGCCGCGCGCTCACCAACGCCGTCGGCAACCTCGGCATCACCGGGGCCTACGCGGAGGCGGTGAAGAAGTTTGGCTACGAGCTCGAGGCCCTCGTGGGGCAG GAAAAAGATGCAGCTCTAGGAAATGGTGGCTTGGGTAGGCTTGCATCTTGCTTTTTGGATTCAATGGCAACATTGAATTTGCCTGCTTGGGGCTATGGCCTGCGATACCGATATGGACTATTCAAACAAGTCATTACCAAGGAGGGACAAGAAGAAATGGCTGAAGATTGGCTTGAT aaaTTCAGCCCCTGGGAGATTCCCAGGCATGATGTTGTGTTCCCAGTCAGATTTTTCGGCCATGTTGAGATCTTACCTGATGGCTC TCGGAAATGGGTTGGAGGAGAAGTCCTAAAGGCGTTAGCATATGACGTGCCGATTCCTGGATACAAGACAAAAAATGCAATCAGCCTTCGTCTTTGGGAAGCAAAAGCTACTGCTGAGGATTTCAACTTATTCCAATTCAATGATGGTCAATATGAGTCATCTGCCCAACTTCATGCTAGGGCCGAACAG ATATGTGCCGTTCTCTATCCTGGTGATGCTACAGAAGAAGGGAAGCTTCTAAGGCTAAAGCAGCAGTTTTTCCTTTGTAGCGCATCACTTCAG GATATGATTGCCAGGTTTAAAGAAAGGAAAGCTGACAGGGTTTCAGGGAAGTGGAGTGAGTTCCCTTCCAAAGTTGCTGTTCAACTGAATGACACCCACCCTACTCTTGCGATCCCTGAGCTAATGAGGTTACTCATGGATGAGGAGGGACTTGGTTGGGATGAAGCTTGGGATATCACATACAG GACTGTTTCTTACACCAATCATACAGTTCTTCCTGAAGCTCTTGAAAAATGGTCACAAATTGTAATGAGGAAATTGCTTCCACGACACATGGAAATTATTGAGGAAATTGACAAGCGG TTCAGAGAAATGGTAATCTCCAAACATAAGGAAATGGAGGGAAAGATCGATTCAATGAAGGTTTTAGATGGCTCAAATCCCCAGAAGCCAGTAGTGCGCATGGCAAATTTGTGCGTGGTGTCTTCTCATagt GTGAATGGAGTGGCTGAGTTACACAGCAACATTTTGAAGCAAGAACTGTTTGCTGATTATGTCTCCATATGGCCTAACAAATTCCAAAACAAAACTAATGGAATCACGCCTCGTAGATGGCTCAAGTTTTGTAACCCTGAGTTGAGTGAAATAATCACAAAATGGCTAAAGACAGATCAGTGGACGAGCGACCTTGATCTACTTACTGGACTTCGCAAAGTATGTATTAATGCTTGTATCCCTGCATCTACTTGTTATTGCTCATCATATCAAATTATAACTGAAAACCTTCAACAGTTTGCAGATGATGAAAAACTTCATGCTGAGTGGGCAGCAGCTAAGTTGGCTTGCAAGAAGCGCCTGGCCAAACATGTCTTGGATGCGACAGGTGTTACGATTGATCCAAATAGCCTTTTTGATATACAGATTAAACGCATCCATGAGTATAAGAGACAGCTGCTAAACATATTGGGAGCTGTTTACAGATACAAAAAGTTAAAG GAAATGAGCGCAGAAGAGAAGCAGAAGGTTACACCACGCACTGTCATGATAGGGGGGAAAGCATTTGCAACATACACTAATGCCAAAAGAATAGTGAAATTGGTAAATGATGTTGGTGCTGTAGTGAACAATGATCCTGAAGTTAACAAATGTCTGAAG GTTGTCTTCATTCCGAATTACAATGTATCAGTGGCTGAAGTGCTTATTCCTGGTAGTGAACTGTCACAACATATTAGTACTGCTGGCATGGAAGCAAGTGGAACAAGTAACATGAAATTCTCTCTGAACGGTTGCGTTATCATTGGCACCCTTGATGGAGCTAATGTTGAAATAAGAGAGGAGGTAGGAGAAGATAATTTCTTCCTTTTCGGTGCCAAAGCTGATCAAGTTGCTGGGCTGAGGAAGGACAGAGAAAATGGCTTG TTCAAGCCAGACCCACGTTTTGAGGAAGCCAAGCAGCTTATAAGGAGCGGCGCTTTTGGCAGCTACAACTACGAACCCCTCTTGGATTCCCTTGAAGGGAATTCTGGATTCGGGCGTGGTGATTATTTCCTTGTTGGGTATGACTTCCCAGGCTATATAGATGCACAAGACCGGGTGGATGCAGCCTACAA GGATAAGAAGAAATGGATCAAGATGTCCATCTTGAACACTGCTGGGAGCGGCAAGTTCAGCAGCGACCGTACCATCGCCCAGTATGCCAAGGAGATCTGGGACATCAAGCCTAGCCCTGTTGCGTGA
- the LOC120672374 gene encoding calmodulin-binding receptor-like cytoplasmic kinase 2, whose translation MHPVKLESVPESTKHYARAAVSSYLRNPSAMQAARNRASPTSHGGFSGFDSEFQSDPGFSWTSTYTPRSRVVNKKVRSSRSIRGKAAAIVGSCANCFAPRSETNEAHENPPISGQDVSISPISRISSTSSTSNNISRQRGDSSQTKSWQEQFSFQEICIATSNFSEQNKIGLGNFGTVYKAKLRDGSIIAVKRATKNIQDGHLSAEFRSEIQMLSKVEHLNLVKFLGYVEYEDERLILVEYVKNGTLRQHLDGSQGEPLEFAQRLNIAIDIVHAIAYLHGYTDHPIIHRDIKSSNILLTEHLRAKVADFGFARLAPENPEATHVSTLVKGTAGYVDPEYLRTNQLTDRSDVYSFGVLLVELITGRRPIERGRGRRRHQRLTTEWALRKCREGDAVVVMDPRMRRTSAVVAAVEKVMALAAECTAPERAARPAMRRCAEVLWSVRRDLQQEQQRAAAAAASAGARRRDGSTYAPPSVTSLRQERFENLR comes from the exons ATGCACCCAGTCAAACTTGAATCGGTCCCCGAGTCTACAAAACATTATGCGCGAGCAGCTGTTTCAAGCTATCTTCGAAACCCATCAGCTATGCAGGCAGCTCGCAACCGGGCATCCCCCACCAGCCATGGAGGTTTCTCTGGCTTCGACAGTGAGTTTCAGTCAGATCCTGGGTTCTCTTGGACTTCCACCTACACACCTCGTTCCCGTGTGGTCAACAAGAAGGTAAGAAGCTCAAGATCAATCCGGGGAAAAGCTGCAGCAATTGTAGGGTCATGCGCAAACTGCTTCGCTCCTCGATCTGAAACCAACGAAGCCCATGAGAACCCACCAATCAGTGGCCAGGATGTGTCTATCAGTCCCA TCTCCAGAATATCATCAACAAGTAGCACAAGCAATAATATATCCAGACAGAGAGGCGATAGCAGCCAAACAAAGTCATGGCAAGAACAGTTCTCATTTCAGGAAATTTGCATCGCTACTTCAAACTTTAGTGAGCAAAACAAAATTGGGTTAGGTAATTTTGGCACTGTGTATAAGGCAAAGCTCAGGGATGGGTCCATCATAGCTGTAAAGCGGGCTACTAAG AACATTCAAGACGGGCACCTATCAGCAGAGTTTAGGAGTGAAATCCAGATGTTGTCAAAGGTCGAGCATTTGAACTTGGTTAAGTTTCTTGGGTATGTGGAATACGAGGATGAACGCCTAATTCTGGTTGAGTATGTAAAAAATGGAACACTCCGTCAACACTTGGATG GGTCACAAGGGGAACCATTGGAATTTGCACAGCGTCTCAACATTGCTATTGACATAGTTCATGCCATTGCCTACTTACATGGTTATACAG ATCATCCTATCATCCACCGTGACATCAAGTCATCCAACATTCTCCTAACAGAGCACCTGCGAGCAAAGGTTGCCGATTTTGGCTTCGCACGCCTAGCCCCCGAAAACCCTGAAGCGACCCACGTCTCAACACTAGTGAAGGGGACAGCCGGATATGTGGATCCTGAGTACCTGCGCACGAACCAGCTCACCGACCGCAGCGACGTCTACTCCTTCGGCGTCCTCCTCGTCGAGCTCATCACCGGCCGACGCCCTAtcgagcgcggccgcggccgcaggCGCCACCAGCGCCTCACCACCGAATGG GCGCTGCGCAAGTGCAGGGAGGGCGACGCGGTGGTGGTGATGGACCCCCGGATGCGGCGGACcagcgcggtggtggcggcggtggagaaggtgatGGCGCTGGCGGCGGAATGCACGGCTCcggagcgcgcggcgcggccggcaatGCGGCGGTGCGCCGAGGTGCTCTGGTCCGTGAGACGCGACttgcagcaggagcagcagcgcgcggcggccgcggccgcgagcgCAGGAGCGAGGCGGCGCGATGGCTCGACGTACGCACCGCCGTCGGTTACGAGTTTGAGGCAGGAGAGGTTCGAGAACTTGAGATGA